CGAGGCGGCCAAGGTCGCGCCGGTGCTCTGGGCCCCGAACATGAGCGTGGGCGTGAACGTGCTGCTGCGTGTCCTGCCTCAGCTCGTGGCCTTGCTGGGTCCGGCCTACGACCTGGAGCTGATGGAAATTCACCACAAGGCCAAGAAGGACGCGCCCAGCGGCACGGCGGTCAAACTGGCCCAGTGTCTGGCAGAGGCCAAAGGCTGGGAGTACGACGCGGTCAAGCGCTGCTGCCGGGAGGGCATCATCGGCGCTCGTCCGGCGGAGGAGATCGGTGTGCAGACCTTGCGCGGCGGGGACGTGGTCGGGGATCACACGGTCTATTTTTTCGGCCCCGGGGAGCGGATCGAGGTCACTCACCGCGCCCATTCCCGTGAAACCTTCGCTCAGGGCGCGCTGCGGGCCGCCAAATGGCTGTCCGGTCAACAGCCCGGCAAGCTCTACACCATCGCGGACATGCTGGATACGGCGTTGTAAGGGATATGGCTGTTCTGAAATATCGTTTTGAATTGGGTGGTGCAGGCATCCTGCCTGCACGGACAGGCAGGATGCCTGTCCCACCATTTTGACATGCCTCCTGCCCACTCTCGCGGAGCAAAAAGCACGGGCGGGGAAAATAACGGTAAATGAAGATCAGCCAACTCCCTAAGGCTTGGCAGCAAGCTGCCTCATGTTTTCAGAAGCAGATCCGCCACGGCGTCCAAGTCCGGTGCCAGAATGTCCGGATGGTCCGGGTTTGTCAGCGGGTGCAGGGCCACGGCCTTTGCGAGCTGATTCGGCAGGCCCAGGTCTATGGCCGCGTGGCGGCCATGCCCCGTGAGCACCAGGGCCGCGGCGGCCAGGCCCGCGGATCGGGCGAAGCGGATGTCCGCCATCTTGTCGCCGATCATGACGGTCCGGGCCGGATCCAGACCGTGCGAGGCCCGCAGTTCCTGCCACAGGCCGGGCAGAGGCTTGCGGCAGGCGCAGCCGTCATCCGGCCCGTGGGGACACATCACCGTGGCCGTGAGCTCCACGCCCTCCTCGCGCA
The window above is part of the Desulfonatronum sp. SC1 genome. Proteins encoded here:
- the dapB gene encoding 4-hydroxy-tetrahydrodipicolinate reductase, yielding MSACSVVIMGANGRMGATLARLAREDSELTLAGVVERPGHEQGLEAHGCVHGDSLEQVLDGLGDAVVIDFTAPEASVVTAKTVARTGHRAVIGTTGMTREQTEELREAAKVAPVLWAPNMSVGVNVLLRVLPQLVALLGPAYDLELMEIHHKAKKDAPSGTAVKLAQCLAEAKGWEYDAVKRCCREGIIGARPAEEIGVQTLRGGDVVGDHTVYFFGPGERIEVTHRAHSRETFAQGALRAAKWLSGQQPGKLYTIADMLDTAL
- a CDS encoding HAD-IIIA family hydrolase; protein product: MHEQIQNILLDRDGTVIEERHYLADPDGVQLIPGAGTALRALMDSGRRLFLVTNQSGIGRGYFSLAQYEAVQERLLQLLREEGVELTATVMCPHGPDDGCACRKPLPGLWQELRASHGLDPARTVMIGDKMADIRFARSAGLAAAALVLTGHGRHAAIDLGLPNQLAKAVALHPLTNPDHPDILAPDLDAVADLLLKT